A part of Clarias gariepinus isolate MV-2021 ecotype Netherlands chromosome 14, CGAR_prim_01v2, whole genome shotgun sequence genomic DNA contains:
- the LOC128541620 gene encoding transmembrane protein 100-like — protein sequence MGCSSGHLPCQPPATAQLPTLDPDSNLSHDGRAPSNASKTPENLSTLERLTQATGGTEKSWYRCVFPFGVISLVIGMAGTGVTFTFNTLLQTKVVSLGLLIVGFVLLLVAAACWRVHRAKRKEKKEGVFFSAEQGTL from the coding sequence ATGGGCTGCTCATCCGGACATCTGCCCTGTCAGCCTCCAGCCACTGCACAGCTGCCCACACTGGACCCTGACTCCAACCTGTCCCATGATGGAAGAGCACCCTCAAATGCCTCAAAAACCCCAGAGAACCTCTCGACCCTGGAGCGACTGACACAGGCCACAGGAGGCACAGAAAAGTCCTGGTATCGCTGTGTGTTTCCTTTCGGAGTCATCTCCCTGGTGATAGGCATGGCAGGGACAGGTGTCACCTTTACCTTCAACACGTTGCTTCAAACCAAAGTCGTGTCCCTGGGGCTGCTCATAGTTGGCTTTGTCTTGCTGCTGGTGGCAGCCGCCTGTTGGAGGGTCCACAGGGCGAAAAGGAAGGAGAAGAAAGAAGGAGTTTTCTTCAGTGCTGAGCAGGGCACACTATGA